The sequence ACAACAGCTTCCACCACCAGCTCCAGTGCGTAACACCTTGCGCGTGAAAAGCATTCGTAATGGAAACACCGCCTGGTTCTTTCGACAGTACTCCCAGGCCCAGGTAATCACGTGTGCCCAATACAACCGTGAGTAGGATGATCAGGCAGCCGCCTGCCACCGGTATCAGCCATTGATGAGCAGGGATGAGGCGCTTGGACTGGTCTTTAATCGTATGTGATAACCATACAAACAGGTAACCTACCAACCCAAATGCAATACCTGCCAGGATCACTTTGGCCAGCAGGAATACATCGGCAGGTAGAAAATCGTAGGGACGGGGAACGGTGGTGGTAAAACCGGCGATATGATAAGGCGTGTGCGCAATACCCCAGGCGCTGCATACGATATGTCCAAATACAGAGGCCATCAGGCAGGGGATCAGCGCATCATATTTTATCCTGCCAATGGCCAGCACCTCCAGTGCAAAAATGGCTCCTGTAAGCGGCGTGCCGAAAACAGCGCCAAAGCCCGCGGCAATGCCCGTCATCAGGATAATGCGGATATCTTCTTTGGAAAGCCGGAACCATTTCCCCAGCAGGTTGGCCATACTGCCGCCCATCTGCACAGCCGTTCCTTCCCGCCCGGCAGAACCGCCAAACAAGTGCGTAACAAGCGTAGTGATCAATACCAGCGGGGCCATCCGCGCCGGTACGCCCGCACCAGGCTCATGGATCTCATCTACGATGAGGTTATTACCGGCTTCCGCATTTTTGCCCCATAACTTATATAGGAAATGAATACCGATGCCGGCTACCGGCAGCAGGAACAGTAACCACGCGTGTTGCCATTGCAAGTGGGTCACTTCATCCAACAGCCATAAGAACAAAGCAACCAGTGAACCCGTAATAAGGGCCACGGGGATTGTAATAACGGTCCACTTCAGCAGGTGGCGAACGATGTGGAATGGCTCAAAAGAAAGGATTGATTGTTTCATACCTACAAATATTTATACCTGGCAATTATGCCATTGCTTCATTTGTAGGCGCCATCAGCATCACCGGCAGGTGAGCGGTTCGGAGCAGGAAGACACCATTTCCTGTGTATACAGCAAATCTACGTTTTTTTGTACTTTTATCCCTTAGCCTCATACTAAGCCTTTCCTGTCAACTATCCTTGCCATCATTTTTAAGCTCAAAGCCAACCGGTAGCCATTCGTGTCAATACAGTCATTACATACTGAAAAGCAACTGCTTGCCCTGGTGGCAGAGGGGGATGAAGTAGCTTTTCGGGAACTCTTCAACCGGTATTGGGATAACATCTACAGTGTAGCCCTCGTATTGTCCAAGTCGGCTGCCCTTGCCGAAGACATGGTGCAGGATGTATTCCTGAAAGTGTGGATGAAGCGGGAAGAGCTGGTTACGGTTGAAAAAATAGACAGCTATCTTTTTATCATAGCGCGCAACCATATCTTCTCTGAACTCAAAAAGCTGAAAGTACGGCAGGATTACATTGATCAGTTAAAAGCTTACTTCTCAGGCAGGTACCTCACACCCGAAGACCAGTTGTTGTACAAAGAGTCTTCCGGCCTCATCGAAAAAGCGGTCAGCCGCCTCCCTGCCCAGCAGGAGCAGGTCTATCGCCTCATCCGGGAGAAAGGTTATTCCCATGAACGCGTTGCTGCCGAATTAGGTATTTCCCACCACACCGTTCGCAACCACATGATCAGGGCATTGCGCAGTATCCGGGAGTACCTGCAGGACCATGCAACAGGCATCCTCCTGC comes from Paraflavitalea devenefica and encodes:
- a CDS encoding voltage-gated chloride channel family protein produces the protein MKQSILSFEPFHIVRHLLKWTVITIPVALITGSLVALFLWLLDEVTHLQWQHAWLLFLLPVAGIGIHFLYKLWGKNAEAGNNLIVDEIHEPGAGVPARMAPLVLITTLVTHLFGGSAGREGTAVQMGGSMANLLGKWFRLSKEDIRIILMTGIAAGFGAVFGTPLTGAIFALEVLAIGRIKYDALIPCLMASVFGHIVCSAWGIAHTPYHIAGFTTTVPRPYDFLPADVFLLAKVILAGIAFGLVGYLFVWLSHTIKDQSKRLIPAHQWLIPVAGGCLIILLTVVLGTRDYLGLGVLSKEPGGVSITNAFHAQGVTHWSWWWKLLFTAITLGTGFKGGEVTPLFFIGAALGNTIATLTGAPVDLFAGLGFIAVFAGATNTPLACVLMGVELFGTDHVLYYAIACFTAYYFSGHAGIYTSQRIAVSKSWYRNKS
- a CDS encoding RNA polymerase sigma factor; this encodes MSIQSLHTEKQLLALVAEGDEVAFRELFNRYWDNIYSVALVLSKSAALAEDMVQDVFLKVWMKREELVTVEKIDSYLFIIARNHIFSELKKLKVRQDYIDQLKAYFSGRYLTPEDQLLYKESSGLIEKAVSRLPAQQEQVYRLIREKGYSHERVAAELGISHHTVRNHMIRALRSIREYLQDHATGILLPIALLQAFL